The following are encoded together in the Phenylobacterium sp. NIBR 498073 genome:
- a CDS encoding Hpt domain-containing protein — MARRDLTGAVDFQYLESFTAGDGDVIDEVLSLFREQAAIWATLLDPASEGWRDAVHTIKGAARGVGAFQLGDACAHAEAAGHGALEGVKDALDAALADVAAYAHERALQSLRTPRS; from the coding sequence ATGGCGAGGCGCGACCTCACCGGCGCGGTGGACTTTCAGTACCTCGAATCCTTCACGGCCGGCGACGGCGACGTGATCGACGAGGTGCTCAGCCTGTTCCGCGAACAGGCGGCGATCTGGGCCACGCTGCTGGATCCGGCCTCGGAAGGCTGGCGTGATGCGGTCCACACCATCAAGGGCGCGGCCCGCGGCGTCGGGGCGTTCCAGCTCGGCGACGCCTGCGCGCACGCCGAGGCCGCCGGCCACGGCGCGCTGGAAGGGGTCAAGGACGCGCTCGACGCAGCGCTGGCTGACGTCGCGGCCTACGCCCACGAGCGGGCGCTTCAGTCGTTGCGCACGCCGCGCAGCTGA
- a CDS encoding chorismate mutase translates to MKIVVDERPLPADCETMLDVRKGVDALDRALVLMLAERQRYMDAAARIKSERHTVLDTARIEDVVTKVKAAARDAGLSEEIAEPVWRLLIDRCIAYEFGVWDQLRGVRND, encoded by the coding sequence ATGAAAATCGTTGTTGATGAGCGGCCCTTGCCGGCCGACTGCGAGACCATGCTCGACGTCCGCAAGGGCGTCGATGCTCTGGACCGCGCGCTTGTTCTGATGCTGGCCGAGCGCCAGCGCTACATGGACGCCGCCGCCCGCATCAAATCCGAGCGCCACACGGTGCTGGATACGGCGCGGATCGAGGACGTGGTGACCAAGGTCAAGGCCGCGGCCCGCGATGCCGGCCTGTCCGAGGAGATCGCCGAACCAGTGTGGCGGCTGCTGATCGACCGCTGCATCGCCTACGAGTTCGGCGTCTGGGATCAGCTGCGCGGCGTGCGCAACGACTGA
- the gcvA gene encoding transcriptional regulator GcvA: MERNAERRRLPPLNALRAFEAAARHLNFSRAADELSVTPGAVSQQIQNLEDYVGAALFKRTPKGLLLTDAAQTALPALREAFDRLAEAASMLTAAVDGRRLTLTAAPSFAAKWLVPRLGRFEELHPQVDVWLSAGLELVDLTAGEVDVAIRYGAGRYPGLEVRRLIGETVIPVLSPELAANIPLNEPADLANHILLHDGSPEPDDSCPDWTMWLAARGLRGIDGARGPRFNQSSLVIEAAVNGRGVALAKRTLAQADLDAGRLIAPLQIATAVDFAYYVVHPKAKGRLPQVKAFINWIAAEAEAHEAALRSLDNGAGI, encoded by the coding sequence ATGGAGCGTAATGCGGAACGCCGCCGATTGCCGCCACTCAACGCCCTGCGGGCGTTCGAGGCGGCCGCGCGGCACCTGAATTTTTCTCGGGCGGCGGACGAACTGTCGGTGACGCCCGGAGCGGTCAGCCAGCAGATCCAGAACCTGGAGGACTATGTCGGCGCGGCCCTGTTCAAACGCACGCCCAAGGGCCTGCTGCTGACCGACGCGGCGCAGACCGCCCTGCCCGCTCTGCGCGAGGCGTTCGACCGGCTGGCCGAGGCGGCCTCGATGCTGACCGCGGCGGTCGACGGCCGGCGGCTGACGCTGACCGCCGCGCCGTCGTTCGCCGCCAAGTGGCTGGTGCCGCGGCTGGGCCGATTCGAGGAGCTGCATCCGCAGGTCGACGTATGGCTGTCGGCGGGCCTGGAGCTGGTCGACCTGACCGCCGGCGAAGTGGACGTGGCGATCCGCTACGGGGCCGGCCGCTACCCGGGCCTGGAGGTCCGCCGGCTGATCGGCGAAACGGTGATTCCCGTGCTTTCTCCTGAGCTTGCGGCGAACATCCCGCTCAACGAGCCAGCTGACCTGGCCAACCATATCCTACTACACGACGGCTCGCCCGAGCCCGACGATTCGTGCCCAGACTGGACCATGTGGTTGGCGGCGCGCGGCCTGCGCGGCATCGACGGCGCCCGCGGCCCGCGATTCAACCAGTCGAGCCTGGTGATCGAGGCGGCGGTCAACGGCCGCGGCGTGGCGCTGGCCAAGCGGACCCTGGCACAGGCCGACCTGGACGCCGGGCGGCTGATCGCGCCGCTGCAGATCGCGACGGCGGTCGATTTCGCCTATTACGTCGTACATCCGAAGGCCAAGGGCCGGCTGCCGCAGGTCAAGGCGTTCATCAACTGGATCGCGGCCGAGGCCGAAGCCCACGAAGCTGCGCTAAGAAGCCTGGACAACGGGGCCGGGATTTAG
- the cobA gene encoding uroporphyrinogen-III C-methyltransferase: MPHRKPKNESGQRLVVLGGARRRATGAVWLVGAGPGDPELLTLKALKALQAAEVVVHDGLVTDEILDLAPVSARRISVAKRKSRHSYAQDEINRMLVAFAQEGLNVVRLKGGDPFIFGRGGEELEACREAGVECHVVPGVTAALAAAADAGAPLTHRGSAQAVTFVTGHAAAGAEPDLDWESLAKANQTVVIYMGVSTAAGIAARLIGAGRAGSTPALVVENASRADERRIVTTLAELPAVAEQVAGPALLIVGEAMALAQSSGDMASGDTAAFEPKLELRVK; the protein is encoded by the coding sequence ATGCCTCACCGCAAGCCCAAAAACGAGAGCGGCCAGCGCCTCGTCGTCCTGGGCGGGGCGCGCCGTCGCGCGACCGGGGCGGTCTGGCTGGTGGGCGCGGGGCCCGGCGATCCCGAGCTGCTGACCCTCAAGGCGCTCAAGGCGTTGCAGGCCGCCGAGGTCGTCGTCCATGACGGCCTGGTCACCGATGAAATCCTCGACCTGGCGCCGGTCTCGGCCCGTCGCATCAGCGTCGCCAAGCGCAAGTCGCGCCATTCCTACGCCCAGGACGAGATCAACCGGATGCTGGTCGCTTTCGCCCAGGAGGGACTGAACGTGGTCCGCCTGAAGGGCGGCGACCCGTTCATCTTCGGCCGCGGCGGCGAGGAGCTGGAGGCCTGCCGCGAGGCCGGCGTCGAATGCCACGTGGTCCCCGGCGTCACCGCCGCCCTGGCCGCCGCCGCTGACGCCGGCGCGCCGCTGACGCATCGGGGCAGCGCCCAGGCGGTCACCTTCGTCACCGGCCACGCCGCCGCGGGCGCCGAGCCCGACCTCGACTGGGAAAGCCTGGCCAAGGCCAACCAGACGGTCGTGATCTACATGGGCGTTTCCACCGCCGCCGGCATCGCCGCCCGGCTGATCGGCGCCGGCCGCGCCGGTTCGACCCCGGCGCTGGTGGTCGAGAACGCCAGCCGCGCCGACGAGCGCCGCATCGTCACCACCCTGGCCGAACTGCCGGCGGTCGCCGAGCAGGTGGCCGGTCCGGCCCTGCTGATCGTCGGCGAGGCCATGGCCCTGGCCCAGTCATCTGGCGATATGGCCTCCGGCGATACCGCCGCCTTCGAACCGAAACTTGAGTTGCGCGTGAAATGA
- a CDS encoding DUF2849 domain-containing protein, with protein sequence MKALTGNRLIDGEVVFWKAGAWVERFADAELFESAEAGEAAEAHAKSQQTVIVDPYLIDLIESEGLWAPVSYRERLRALGPTNHLHHGKQAEGGAAIEALQHASGAARSRGRVNLIKR encoded by the coding sequence ATGAAAGCCCTGACCGGAAATCGCCTGATCGACGGCGAAGTCGTCTTCTGGAAGGCCGGCGCCTGGGTCGAACGCTTCGCCGACGCCGAGCTGTTCGAGTCGGCCGAGGCCGGCGAGGCCGCCGAAGCGCACGCCAAGTCCCAGCAGACCGTGATCGTCGATCCCTATCTGATCGACCTGATCGAGAGCGAAGGCCTGTGGGCGCCGGTCAGCTACCGCGAGCGCCTGCGCGCGCTCGGCCCGACCAACCACCTGCACCACGGCAAGCAGGCCGAGGGCGGGGCCGCCATCGAGGCCCTGCAGCACGCGTCCGGCGCCGCCCGCTCCAGGGGCCGCGTCAACCTGATCAAGCGTTAG
- a CDS encoding nitrite/sulfite reductase — MYQYDTLDKEFLADRAAEFREQVVRRLAGEITEDQFKPIRLMNGLYLQLHAYMLRVAIPYGSLNPTQLRVLADIGRTYDKGYGHFTTRQNLQFHWIKLADTPDILDRLAAVDMHAIQTSGNCIRNTTADPYSGATAEEVDDPRVWSEAIRQWSSLHPEFSFLPRKFKIAITGAAKDRTAAKVHDIGLMMRRGRDGTLGFEVIVGGGLGRTPFVGPTIREFLPANRLVSYLEAILRVFNRHGRRDNKYKARIKILVAALGAEEFARQVEEEWAKIGPESDLPDTEIARIRGAFAPTVFDTLVNRSEAFEAAKAADPGLARFARNNLREHKRAGYTIVEISLKAIGETPGDATSDQMDVVADLAERYGQSDIRVTHEQNLVLPHVKLDDLPAVYAALKAAGLATPNVNLITDMIACPGLDYCALANARAIPIAQDIARTFADQDRAEQIGELKIKISGCINACGHHHVGHIGILGVDKKGEEFYQLTLGGSGAEDASVGSMLGPALPADRVAPAIDTLVEVYLRERQGQERFLDTFRRTGVVPFKEAVYADAN, encoded by the coding sequence ATGTACCAGTACGACACCCTCGATAAGGAATTCCTGGCCGACCGCGCCGCCGAGTTCCGTGAACAGGTCGTCCGCCGCTTGGCCGGCGAGATCACTGAGGACCAGTTCAAGCCGATCCGGCTGATGAACGGCCTGTATCTGCAGTTGCACGCCTACATGCTGCGTGTCGCGATCCCCTACGGCTCGCTGAACCCGACTCAGCTGCGGGTGCTGGCCGACATCGGCCGCACCTACGACAAGGGCTACGGCCACTTCACAACCCGCCAGAACCTGCAGTTCCACTGGATCAAGCTGGCCGACACGCCGGACATCCTGGACCGGCTTGCGGCGGTGGACATGCATGCCATCCAGACCAGCGGCAACTGCATCCGCAACACCACCGCCGACCCCTATTCGGGCGCCACCGCCGAAGAGGTCGACGATCCGCGCGTCTGGTCCGAGGCCATCCGCCAATGGTCCAGCCTGCACCCGGAATTCTCGTTCCTGCCGCGCAAGTTCAAGATCGCCATCACCGGCGCCGCCAAGGACCGCACCGCCGCCAAGGTGCATGACATCGGCCTGATGATGCGCCGCGGCCGCGACGGCACGCTGGGCTTCGAGGTGATCGTCGGCGGCGGCCTGGGGCGCACGCCCTTCGTCGGCCCGACGATCCGGGAGTTCCTGCCGGCCAACCGCCTGGTCTCGTACCTCGAAGCGATCCTGCGCGTGTTCAACCGTCACGGACGCCGGGACAACAAGTACAAGGCTCGCATCAAGATCCTGGTCGCCGCCCTCGGCGCAGAGGAGTTCGCCCGTCAGGTCGAGGAAGAGTGGGCCAAGATCGGGCCGGAGAGCGACCTTCCGGACACCGAGATCGCCCGCATCCGCGGCGCCTTCGCCCCGACCGTCTTCGACACCCTGGTGAATCGCTCGGAAGCGTTCGAGGCCGCCAAGGCCGCCGATCCGGGCCTGGCCCGCTTCGCGCGCAACAATCTGCGTGAGCACAAGCGCGCCGGCTACACCATCGTCGAGATTTCGCTGAAGGCGATCGGCGAGACCCCCGGCGACGCCACCTCCGACCAGATGGACGTCGTCGCCGACCTGGCCGAGCGCTACGGCCAAAGCGACATCCGCGTCACCCACGAGCAGAACCTGGTGCTGCCGCACGTGAAGCTCGACGATCTGCCGGCGGTTTATGCGGCGCTGAAGGCCGCCGGTCTGGCGACGCCGAACGTCAACCTGATCACCGACATGATCGCCTGCCCGGGACTCGACTACTGCGCCCTGGCCAACGCCCGGGCGATCCCGATCGCCCAGGACATCGCCCGCACCTTCGCTGACCAGGACCGCGCCGAGCAGATCGGCGAGCTGAAGATCAAGATCAGCGGCTGCATCAACGCCTGCGGCCACCACCATGTCGGCCACATCGGCATCCTCGGCGTCGATAAGAAGGGCGAGGAATTCTACCAGCTCACCCTTGGCGGCTCGGGAGCGGAAGACGCCTCCGTCGGCTCGATGCTTGGTCCGGCCCTGCCGGCCGATCGCGTCGCGCCCGCCATCGACACCCTGGTCGAGGTCTATCTGCGCGAACGCCAGGGCCAGGAACGCTTCCTCGACACCTTCCGCCGCACCGGCGTCGTTCCCTTCAAGGAGGCCGTCTATGCCGACGCGAATTAA
- a CDS encoding DUF934 domain-containing protein, whose amino-acid sequence MPTRIKLADGQFSLVEDPYTHVGDDEDLVRGDLIISLTRFQSEGERLLAEGRSVGVRLEPAEEVEVLAYDLPRIALVAVAFPKFNDGRAYTAARLLRERYGFKGEIRAVGDVLREQAGFMVRVGFDAFEPADGSTPEQWAHTAHRQRHVYQRAADRRAPAFAERE is encoded by the coding sequence ATGCCGACGCGAATTAAGCTGGCGGACGGCCAGTTCTCACTGGTCGAGGATCCCTACACCCACGTCGGCGACGACGAGGACCTGGTCCGCGGCGACCTGATCATCTCGCTGACCCGCTTCCAGAGCGAGGGCGAGCGGCTGCTGGCCGAGGGGCGCTCGGTCGGCGTGCGGCTGGAGCCGGCCGAGGAGGTCGAGGTCCTGGCCTACGACCTGCCGCGCATCGCCCTGGTGGCGGTGGCCTTCCCGAAGTTCAACGACGGCCGCGCCTATACCGCCGCGCGCCTGCTGCGCGAGCGCTACGGCTTCAAGGGCGAGATCCGCGCCGTCGGCGACGTGCTGCGCGAGCAGGCCGGCTTCATGGTTCGGGTCGGCTTCGACGCCTTCGAGCCGGCCGACGGCTCGACCCCCGAACAGTGGGCCCACACCGCCCACCGCCAACGTCACGTCTACCAGCGCGCGGCCGACCGCCGGGCGCCGGCCTTCGCCGAAAGGGAGTGA
- a CDS encoding phosphoadenylyl-sulfate reductase produces MAFDQLERPSLAARLDAELRHAHPATVLESAVEAFGDKLALVSSFGAESAVLLHMVSKIKPDTPVLFLDTGMLFGQTLDYRKNLAARLGLTDVRDLRPAFNDLAVADPDAKLWQTDTDACCEVRKVVPLDRALAEFDGWITGRKRFHGGDRLSLPVVEQADGQVKFNPLANWGKAELDAYMAEHDLPAHPLVAQGFPSIGCWPCTKPVEEGQDVRAGRWAGQEKTECGIHVARAPGAVANVGGDI; encoded by the coding sequence ATGGCCTTCGATCAGTTGGAGCGTCCGTCCCTCGCAGCCCGGCTCGACGCCGAACTGCGCCACGCCCATCCGGCCACCGTGCTGGAATCGGCGGTCGAGGCGTTCGGCGACAAGCTGGCCCTGGTCTCGTCCTTCGGGGCGGAGTCCGCGGTGCTGCTGCACATGGTCTCGAAGATCAAGCCGGACACCCCCGTGCTGTTCCTCGACACCGGCATGCTGTTCGGCCAGACGCTCGACTATCGAAAGAACCTGGCGGCCAGGCTCGGCCTGACCGACGTGCGCGACCTGCGCCCGGCCTTCAACGACCTGGCGGTGGCCGATCCGGACGCCAAGCTCTGGCAAACCGACACCGACGCCTGCTGCGAGGTGCGCAAGGTCGTGCCGCTGGACCGGGCCTTGGCCGAGTTCGACGGCTGGATCACTGGCCGCAAGCGCTTCCACGGCGGCGACCGGCTGTCGCTGCCGGTGGTCGAGCAGGCCGACGGCCAGGTGAAGTTCAATCCGCTGGCCAACTGGGGCAAGGCCGAGTTGGACGCCTACATGGCCGAGCATGATCTGCCGGCCCACCCGCTGGTCGCCCAGGGCTTTCCGTCGATCGGCTGCTGGCCGTGCACCAAGCCGGTGGAGGAGGGCCAGGACGTCCGCGCCGGCCGCTGGGCCGGCCAGGAAAAGACCGAATGCGGCATTCACGTCGCGCGCGCGCCGGGCGCCGTCGCCAATGTCGGCGGCGACATCTGA
- a CDS encoding ferredoxin--NADP reductase, whose protein sequence is MTDVIAPAPAVSKARGAFMVETVTWVQHWTDELFSFRTTRDPGLRFSSGQFVMVGLEVDGKPLVRAYSIASPSWHDELEFYSIKVADGPLTSRLQKIKVGDEVLIGKKPTGTLVLDGLKPGKRLYMVGTGTGLAPWLSLARDPEVYDRFDEVIVTHTVRNVADLNYAELFEKELREDEILSEVIGDKLRYYPTVTREPFRTQGRITDLITSGKIFEDLGVPPLDPAVDRLMLCGGPSVLADLKTLLVERGYVEGSLAAPGDFVLEKAFVET, encoded by the coding sequence ATGACTGATGTAATCGCTCCGGCCCCGGCCGTTTCGAAGGCGCGCGGCGCCTTCATGGTCGAGACCGTCACCTGGGTCCAGCACTGGACCGACGAACTGTTCTCGTTCCGCACCACCCGCGATCCGGGCCTGCGCTTCTCGTCCGGCCAGTTCGTGATGGTCGGGCTGGAAGTCGACGGCAAGCCGCTGGTCCGCGCCTATTCGATCGCCAGCCCGTCGTGGCACGACGAGCTCGAGTTCTACTCGATCAAGGTCGCCGACGGCCCGCTGACCTCGCGCCTGCAGAAGATCAAGGTCGGCGACGAGGTGCTGATCGGCAAGAAGCCGACCGGCACCCTGGTGCTCGACGGCCTCAAGCCGGGCAAGCGGCTCTACATGGTCGGCACCGGCACGGGCCTGGCGCCTTGGCTGTCGCTGGCCCGCGACCCGGAGGTCTACGACCGCTTCGACGAGGTGATCGTCACCCACACCGTGCGCAACGTCGCGGACCTGAACTACGCCGAACTGTTCGAGAAGGAGCTGCGCGAGGACGAGATCCTCAGCGAGGTGATCGGCGACAAGCTCCGCTACTACCCGACCGTCACCCGCGAGCCGTTCCGCACCCAGGGTCGGATCACCGACCTGATCACCTCGGGCAAGATTTTCGAGGACCTCGGCGTGCCGCCGCTGGACCCGGCCGTCGACCGCCTGATGCTCTGCGGCGGTCCCTCGGTGCTGGCCGACCTCAAGACCCTGCTGGTCGAGCGCGGCTACGTGGAGGGCTCGCTCGCCGCCCCCGGCGACTTCGTGCTGGAAAAGGCCTTCGTCGAGACCTGA
- a CDS encoding PAS domain S-box protein, translating to MSAHSGVLTALSQAPLGIAIFDREMRYPAASSRFLTEQGLPGDLPLVGRHHYEVFPDIPERWREIHRRALAEGLELSHEADPFERSNGRVDWIRWSLKPWRDDDGEIGGLVLYTEFVTPTVEARARLEAAEARYRAVFDQAAMGVARVAPDGRLLEMNDRFCAMLGYDRDELTGMDFQQITHPDDLDSNITLTDALLAGSIETYSMEKRYIAKGGQVVWNNLTVALVRNTAGEPDYFISIIDDIGARKQAEAEQKRYQGQLRLMINELNHRVKNTLATVQSMASQTLRGESDPEIVYEKLEARLLGLSQAHDVLTREHWHGAELRDLAERALGPFLDATADQITLRGPAAWLQPGAALSMALILHELATNAVKYGALSVVEGKVDMTWTLEGQQLQVIWTERDGPRVKPPRRKGFGTRLIERGLRGELRGAVTMSYERSGLVCTMQAQLAERTDQLSLFEGA from the coding sequence GTGTCTGCGCATTCCGGCGTGCTGACGGCGCTGAGCCAGGCGCCGTTGGGGATCGCCATCTTCGACCGCGAGATGCGCTATCCGGCGGCGTCGAGCCGCTTCCTGACCGAACAGGGCCTGCCCGGCGACCTGCCCCTGGTCGGCCGACACCACTATGAGGTCTTTCCGGACATTCCCGAGCGGTGGCGCGAGATCCACCGACGCGCGCTGGCCGAGGGGCTGGAGCTCAGCCACGAGGCCGATCCCTTCGAGCGCTCCAACGGGCGGGTGGACTGGATCCGCTGGTCGCTGAAGCCCTGGCGCGACGACGACGGGGAGATCGGCGGGCTGGTGCTCTACACCGAGTTCGTCACCCCCACTGTCGAGGCCCGCGCGCGGCTGGAGGCGGCCGAGGCGCGCTATCGCGCGGTGTTCGACCAGGCGGCGATGGGCGTGGCGCGCGTCGCTCCGGACGGCCGCCTGCTGGAGATGAACGACCGCTTCTGCGCCATGCTGGGCTATGACCGCGACGAGCTGACCGGGATGGATTTCCAGCAGATTACCCACCCGGACGATCTGGATTCCAACATCACGCTCACCGACGCCCTGCTGGCCGGCTCGATCGAGACCTATTCGATGGAGAAGCGCTATATCGCCAAGGGCGGCCAGGTGGTCTGGAACAACCTGACCGTGGCGCTGGTGCGCAACACCGCCGGCGAGCCCGACTACTTCATCTCGATCATCGACGACATCGGCGCGCGCAAGCAGGCCGAGGCGGAGCAGAAGCGCTATCAGGGCCAGCTGCGGCTGATGATCAACGAGCTGAACCACCGGGTGAAGAACACCCTGGCGACGGTGCAGTCGATGGCCTCGCAGACCCTGCGCGGCGAGAGCGACCCTGAAATCGTCTATGAGAAGCTGGAGGCGCGGCTGCTGGGCCTGTCACAGGCGCACGACGTGCTGACCCGCGAGCATTGGCATGGCGCGGAGCTGCGTGACCTGGCCGAACGCGCTCTGGGACCGTTCCTGGACGCCACCGCCGATCAGATCACCCTGCGGGGGCCGGCGGCCTGGTTGCAGCCGGGCGCGGCGTTGTCGATGGCGCTGATCCTGCACGAGCTGGCGACCAATGCGGTCAAGTACGGCGCGCTGTCGGTGGTCGAGGGCAAGGTCGACATGACCTGGACGCTGGAGGGCCAGCAGCTGCAGGTGATCTGGACCGAGCGCGACGGACCGCGGGTCAAGCCGCCGCGGCGCAAGGGCTTCGGCACGCGGCTGATCGAACGCGGCCTGCGCGGCGAGCTGCGGGGCGCGGTGACGATGAGCTACGAGCGCAGCGGGCTGGTCTGCACGATGCAGGCGCAGCTGGCCGAACGCACCGACCAGCTGAGCCTGTTCGAGGGCGCCTGA
- a CDS encoding AAA family ATPase — translation MIKPNFFLISGGPGVGKTTLLEELRRGGERVVEETHRRIIREGRAQSRSLKLGTLAAREDIARFEAMKGVQERVFFDRGIVDSLTPQAPPWMWAAAKRLRYNELVFTPPPWPEIYTQDAERRQTFEDCLATHEAIRRQLLDLGYQPITVPRGSVEARAAFILEVTASLDFGA, via the coding sequence ATGATCAAGCCCAACTTCTTCCTGATCTCCGGCGGTCCAGGGGTCGGCAAGACCACCCTGCTGGAGGAATTGCGCCGCGGCGGGGAGCGGGTTGTCGAGGAGACCCATCGCAGGATCATCCGCGAAGGACGCGCACAGAGCCGCAGCCTGAAGCTGGGAACGCTGGCCGCGCGGGAGGACATCGCCAGGTTCGAGGCGATGAAGGGCGTGCAGGAGCGGGTGTTCTTCGACCGTGGGATCGTCGACAGCCTGACGCCTCAGGCGCCGCCCTGGATGTGGGCGGCGGCCAAGCGCCTGCGCTACAACGAACTGGTCTTCACGCCGCCGCCATGGCCGGAGATCTACACGCAGGACGCCGAGCGTCGGCAGACCTTCGAGGACTGCCTGGCCACGCACGAGGCGATCAGACGCCAGCTGCTGGACCTGGGATACCAGCCGATTACGGTTCCGAGGGGGTCGGTCGAGGCTCGAGCGGCGTTCATCCTGGAGGTGACGGCCAGCCTGGACTTCGGGGCGTAG